In a genomic window of Thalassotalea piscium:
- a CDS encoding ABC transporter permease, whose protein sequence is MIQFKALLKKELKEAFRDKRALMVAMMMAIMAPIMIFAMSKMMIKEMASTPLVYVKVTGSEFAPKLIKAFADDNIKLFSDVPAEEAELWDKRNIELTIPETFAQDMLDGKRIDIYLKADFSEKPMNAPLRRIKETIQNYAQAIGYKRLLVRGIDVNLLRPVNVIEQDTSSPSSNFIMISMMLGLYLLMAAFMSGLSVAIDSSAGERERNVLEMLLCQPVSTLKIVLAKLSCASTIAFIGVLLTISLTFASIGFVDLTKIGASFSLDLSAVVIIVVMLIPICFFASALQLFFSFQAKSFKEAQSSVTMVVLIPAMLPFIMTFIDDKPKWFDWVPVTGQSLIMEDIFKGLPVDWTNLALTTLVTIVLTAILVFTLAKKLTSEKVVQSLS, encoded by the coding sequence ATGATCCAGTTTAAAGCATTACTTAAGAAAGAATTAAAAGAAGCTTTTCGTGACAAGCGCGCCTTAATGGTGGCAATGATGATGGCGATTATGGCGCCAATTATGATCTTTGCGATGTCTAAAATGATGATTAAAGAGATGGCATCAACACCGCTTGTCTACGTTAAAGTAACGGGGAGCGAGTTTGCACCAAAACTAATAAAAGCATTTGCAGATGACAATATTAAGTTATTTAGTGATGTGCCAGCAGAAGAGGCTGAGCTTTGGGATAAACGTAATATAGAACTCACTATTCCTGAAACGTTTGCACAGGATATGCTTGATGGTAAAAGAATTGATATATATCTAAAAGCTGACTTTAGTGAAAAACCAATGAATGCACCACTTCGACGTATCAAAGAAACCATTCAAAACTATGCTCAGGCTATTGGATATAAAAGGCTGTTAGTACGAGGAATCGACGTTAATTTATTACGACCTGTCAATGTAATCGAGCAAGATACATCGTCCCCTAGTAGTAACTTTATTATGATTTCAATGATGCTTGGCTTGTATTTATTAATGGCTGCATTTATGTCTGGGTTATCTGTCGCTATTGACAGTAGCGCTGGTGAGCGTGAACGTAATGTACTTGAAATGTTATTGTGCCAACCTGTTAGCACATTAAAAATTGTGCTTGCTAAACTTTCCTGCGCTAGCACCATTGCCTTTATTGGTGTGTTACTCACTATTTCATTGACCTTTGCCTCAATTGGGTTTGTTGATTTAACGAAAATTGGCGCTAGCTTCAGCCTAGATTTGAGCGCAGTTGTTATAATAGTTGTGATGCTGATCCCAATTTGCTTTTTCGCTTCAGCGCTGCAGTTATTTTTTTCATTTCAAGCAAAAAGCTTTAAAGAAGCCCAATCTTCAGTGACTATGGTAGTGCTTATTCCTGCAATGTTACCTTTTATCATGACCTTTATAGACGATAAACCTAAGTGGTTTGATTGGGTGCCAGTAACAGGGCAGTCATTAATAATGGAAGATATTTTTAAAGGCTTGCCTGTCGATTGGACTAACTTAGCGTTAACAACGTTAGTTACTATTGTGTTGACCGCGATATTAGTTTTTACCCTAGCAAAAAAATTAACGTCTGAAAAAGTTGTTCAGTCGTTAAGTTAA
- a CDS encoding alpha/beta hydrolase gives MKKPWNSIFVASLLLCSSQSYANADKLALEDCHIDGIKQKVQCGTLQVPENYQVPAGTQISVNFAVIPAIDKTQNKEPLMFLAGGPGQAAAEIAASLRQGFTQVRKTRDLILVDQRGTGKSNPLQCEEVDDVDPYASIPEDLDVEDIKQCLAQFEGDLSQFNTENAIRDFDAVRAALGYEKIAIYGGSYGTRAGLVFMRMFPDSLSAVVLDSVGPIEVPIGTFGQSSARSFNMLIQHCMEEATCKQAYPNLAQEFATVMERLSEKPITTTITHPRLGTPTEFVISRLKFVSTLRMQLYTVEMRTMVPLVVHQAFLGNFAPLAGLTAMQDSSMGMYVGLLFNIVCNEDVPRISDEMWRKDADNNFGQDASHLAWKTVCPVWPQYRLNETFYQPVTTNVPTLIISGDVDPVTPPSNGEYSDKSLPNSKHLILKNSGHTPGPSTCAINIIDEFLTIKDPNVLDESCLNKIPSESFMTSLNGSI, from the coding sequence ATGAAGAAACCTTGGAATAGCATTTTTGTAGCAAGTTTACTGCTTTGCTCAAGCCAATCTTATGCTAATGCTGATAAATTAGCATTGGAAGATTGCCATATAGATGGCATAAAACAAAAAGTACAATGTGGAACTTTGCAGGTTCCTGAAAACTATCAAGTACCTGCTGGCACTCAAATTAGTGTTAATTTTGCAGTTATTCCCGCAATCGACAAAACCCAAAATAAAGAGCCTCTAATGTTTTTAGCCGGTGGACCTGGACAGGCAGCGGCTGAAATTGCTGCAAGTTTACGTCAGGGTTTTACCCAGGTGAGAAAAACGCGTGATTTAATTTTAGTTGATCAACGCGGAACAGGTAAATCAAACCCTTTGCAGTGTGAAGAAGTTGATGATGTTGATCCTTACGCCTCAATACCTGAAGATTTAGATGTTGAAGATATTAAACAATGCTTGGCGCAATTTGAAGGTGATCTGAGTCAGTTTAATACTGAAAATGCCATACGAGATTTTGATGCAGTAAGGGCTGCATTAGGTTATGAGAAAATTGCCATTTATGGTGGCTCATATGGCACACGAGCAGGATTAGTCTTCATGCGCATGTTCCCTGATTCGCTTAGTGCAGTAGTACTAGACAGTGTTGGCCCTATTGAAGTGCCAATTGGTACTTTTGGGCAAAGTTCAGCGCGATCATTTAATATGTTAATACAGCACTGCATGGAAGAGGCGACATGCAAACAAGCTTATCCTAATTTAGCGCAAGAGTTTGCCACTGTAATGGAACGCTTAAGTGAAAAGCCGATAACCACTACCATCACACATCCAAGACTAGGTACGCCCACTGAATTTGTTATCAGTCGTTTGAAGTTTGTTTCGACTTTAAGAATGCAATTATATACCGTTGAAATGAGAACCATGGTGCCTTTAGTCGTTCATCAAGCATTTTTAGGTAACTTTGCTCCATTAGCGGGCTTAACAGCGATGCAAGACAGCAGCATGGGTATGTACGTTGGTTTATTATTTAATATCGTTTGTAATGAAGACGTACCGCGTATTAGTGATGAAATGTGGCGTAAAGATGCAGATAATAATTTTGGTCAAGACGCTAGCCATTTAGCTTGGAAAACCGTATGCCCTGTATGGCCACAATACCGACTGAATGAAACTTTTTATCAACCAGTTACCACAAACGTACCTACCTTGATTATTTCTGGCGATGTAGACCCAGTAACACCGCCGAGCAATGGAGAATATTCAGATAAATCGTTACCAAACAGTAAGCATTTAATTTTAAAAAATAGTGGCCATACGCCTGGCCCTTCAACCTGTGCGATTAACATTATTGATGAGTTTTTAACGATAAAAGATCCTAATGTTTTAGATGAGTCTTGTTTAAATAAGATCCCGAGTGAATCGTTTATGACTAGTTTAAATGGCAGTATTTAA
- a CDS encoding riboflavin synthase produces MFTGIIEAVGKIKQINITADGARLTIDTQSLDMGDVNLGDSIATNGICLTVVAFDSSSFSADVSKETLTRTGFGSYQVNQIVNLEKAMLPTTRFGGHIVSGHVDAVATIKSIAPSGNSIDYWINMSDEIAHYIAEKGSVTVDGVSLTVNTVLEDSFRLTIVPHTTEKTVISQYKVGTPVNIEVDVMARYIERLLLKKQTPVASSNVTEALLKKSGFIK; encoded by the coding sequence ATGTTTACTGGAATTATTGAAGCCGTAGGTAAAATAAAACAGATCAATATCACAGCAGATGGCGCAAGACTCACTATTGATACCCAATCATTAGACATGGGCGATGTCAATTTAGGTGACTCAATAGCAACCAATGGCATTTGTTTAACGGTTGTTGCTTTTGACTCGTCAAGCTTTAGTGCTGATGTTTCTAAAGAAACCCTAACTCGCACAGGCTTTGGCAGTTATCAGGTAAATCAAATAGTTAATTTAGAAAAAGCGATGTTACCAACGACACGATTTGGTGGTCACATTGTATCAGGGCATGTAGATGCGGTAGCAACGATAAAGTCAATTGCGCCTAGCGGTAATAGTATTGACTATTGGATCAACATGTCTGATGAAATCGCGCATTATATTGCCGAGAAAGGCTCAGTTACTGTTGATGGTGTTAGCTTAACGGTAAACACTGTACTTGAAGACAGTTTTCGATTAACGATAGTGCCACACACGACTGAAAAAACAGTGATCAGCCAATACAAAGTTGGTACGCCTGTTAATATTGAAGTTGATGTTATGGCTCGATATATCGAACGATTATTATTAAAGAAACAAACACCGGTAGCGTCAAGTAACGTTACAGAAGCTTTATTGAAAAAAAGCGGATTTATTAAATAA
- the ribBA gene encoding bifunctional 3,4-dihydroxy-2-butanone-4-phosphate synthase/GTP cyclohydrolase II: MNLNTPQEIIEDIKQGKMVILMDDEDRENEGDFIMAAELVTPEAINFMATHGRGLICMPMSAEKCKRLNLPLMVEKNDAQFTTNFTVSIEAAEGVTTGISAADRATTVLAAVSKEANQHSIVQPGHIFPLIAKDGGVLNRAGHTEAGVDLARLAGLESAAVIVEILNEDGTMARRPDLEVIAKKHDIKMGTIADLIEYRNANETTIERISQCKLPTAFGEFDLTVFKDTIDGKAHFALTKGDIKADQPTLVRVHLENTFRDLLFSQRESVAKWPIGNALERIGNEGGVLVLLGKHESPEELIAQVKKYAKLDAGEEVKEIKRHVGSRNVGVGSQILANLGVSKMRLLSSQTKYHSLSGFGLEVVEYISE, from the coding sequence ATGAATTTAAATACTCCGCAGGAGATCATTGAAGACATCAAACAAGGCAAGATGGTTATTTTGATGGACGATGAAGATCGTGAGAATGAAGGGGACTTCATTATGGCGGCAGAGTTAGTAACTCCAGAAGCCATAAACTTCATGGCAACTCATGGTCGTGGTTTGATCTGTATGCCGATGTCGGCTGAAAAGTGTAAACGTTTGAATTTACCATTAATGGTAGAGAAAAATGATGCTCAGTTTACTACCAACTTCACAGTGTCCATTGAAGCGGCTGAGGGGGTTACCACTGGTATTTCTGCAGCAGATAGAGCAACAACAGTACTTGCAGCAGTTTCTAAAGAAGCTAACCAGCACTCTATTGTTCAACCAGGTCACATTTTCCCATTAATTGCGAAAGATGGCGGTGTATTAAATAGAGCAGGACACACTGAAGCTGGTGTTGATCTTGCGCGTTTAGCCGGCTTAGAGTCTGCTGCTGTTATTGTTGAAATACTCAACGAAGATGGCACTATGGCGCGTCGCCCTGACCTTGAAGTCATTGCAAAAAAACACGATATTAAAATGGGTACTATTGCTGATTTAATTGAATATCGTAATGCGAATGAAACAACTATAGAACGAATTTCACAGTGCAAACTACCGACCGCATTTGGTGAATTTGATTTAACCGTATTTAAAGACACAATAGACGGTAAAGCGCATTTTGCTTTAACCAAAGGTGACATTAAAGCAGATCAACCAACCTTAGTGCGAGTGCATTTAGAAAACACTTTCAGAGACTTATTATTTAGCCAGCGAGAAAGCGTGGCTAAATGGCCAATTGGCAATGCGTTAGAGCGTATTGGTAATGAAGGTGGTGTTTTAGTGCTACTAGGTAAGCATGAGTCGCCAGAAGAGTTGATCGCACAGGTTAAAAAATATGCCAAACTTGATGCTGGCGAAGAAGTTAAAGAAATAAAGCGTCATGTGGGTTCGCGAAATGTCGGCGTAGGCTCGCAAATATTAGCAAATTTAGGCGTAAGTAAAATGCGTTTATTAAGCTCTCAAACTAAATATCATTCATTATCGGGTTTTGGTTTAGAAGTGGTTGAATATATCTCTGAGTAA
- a CDS encoding GGDEF domain-containing response regulator has translation MNIDQEVKDTLPQSKILIVEDQPMNVVLLQSILSSYYQVSAVESGEDAINECRTNMPDLILLDIQLTGISGVEVCQHLKSDPRTKDIPIIFITSLQEHEDFFWEAGGVDFIPKPISYKTVFNRVKSHLTLKLQRDKIKALAFLDSLTGIYNRRYFDTHLAQTELISQRNDDDYALLLIDIDFFKQFNDTYGHINGDIALVKVAETIVRTLNRPSDFVARFGGEEFAVVLPSTNLNGGKLIAEKIIENILALNLTHGSSPFKRLTISIGLTTYRNLDNNNKIIQQADENLYSAKRSGRNQVTH, from the coding sequence ATGAATATTGATCAAGAAGTTAAAGACACATTACCTCAATCAAAAATTCTCATTGTAGAAGATCAACCAATGAATGTTGTACTACTACAAAGTATTCTTTCAAGTTATTATCAAGTTAGTGCTGTAGAAAGTGGTGAAGATGCCATCAATGAATGCCGAACGAATATGCCAGATCTTATTTTACTCGACATTCAACTCACGGGTATTAGTGGTGTAGAAGTATGTCAGCATCTTAAAAGCGACCCTAGAACTAAAGATATCCCTATTATTTTTATCACTTCACTCCAAGAGCATGAAGATTTTTTCTGGGAAGCTGGTGGTGTCGACTTTATTCCAAAGCCGATAAGTTATAAAACTGTTTTTAATCGCGTAAAGTCTCATTTAACGCTTAAATTACAACGTGATAAAATAAAAGCGTTAGCGTTCTTAGATAGCTTAACAGGAATTTATAATCGTCGATATTTCGATACACACTTAGCTCAAACTGAACTTATCTCTCAAAGAAATGATGATGATTACGCACTTCTTCTTATTGATATAGATTTTTTTAAACAATTTAATGACACTTATGGGCATATCAATGGAGACATAGCACTTGTAAAAGTTGCAGAAACTATTGTGAGAACGTTGAATCGACCGAGTGACTTTGTAGCACGCTTTGGTGGTGAAGAATTTGCAGTAGTTTTACCTTCGACAAATTTAAATGGTGGGAAGTTGATTGCCGAAAAAATTATTGAAAATATCTTAGCCCTTAATTTAACTCATGGCTCATCTCCCTTTAAACGCTTAACTATAAGTATTGGCCTTACTACATATCGTAATCTAGATAATAATAACAAGATCATTCAACAAGCAGATGAAAATTTATATTCCGCTAAAAGATCAGGGCGCAACCAAGTAACTCATTAA
- a CDS encoding RNA polymerase sigma factor produces MNNSLELQFNKKDRFQTTATNNKSHSLNYKTTFYQWMTEYEKLLRHIINGFEADTAIQDELFQEISLNIWRALPSFREDSSVKTFIARIAHNVLATHVAKAVKRIKPEKKLSEIPVEAEQDEVQPTPYQALDKQQRQQRLAIAIRKLTLDQQQVITLALEGMSYQEIAEVLSITTNLVGVRLQRAKQALQQKLAVN; encoded by the coding sequence ATGAATAACTCTTTAGAATTACAGTTTAATAAAAAAGATCGTTTCCAAACGACAGCAACTAACAATAAGAGTCATTCCTTGAACTATAAAACAACTTTCTACCAGTGGATGACGGAGTATGAAAAATTACTTCGTCATATTATTAACGGCTTTGAAGCTGATACAGCTATACAAGATGAGCTGTTTCAAGAAATATCATTAAATATTTGGCGTGCGTTGCCAAGTTTTAGAGAAGACAGTTCAGTGAAAACGTTTATCGCTCGAATCGCTCATAATGTCTTAGCAACTCATGTTGCCAAAGCCGTTAAACGTATTAAACCCGAGAAAAAACTATCAGAAATACCTGTTGAGGCCGAGCAAGATGAAGTTCAACCCACACCTTATCAAGCCTTAGATAAACAGCAACGCCAACAACGGCTAGCGATAGCTATTCGTAAATTAACATTAGATCAACAGCAAGTGATCACATTAGCGTTAGAAGGCATGAGTTACCAAGAAATAGCAGAGGTTTTGTCGATTACTACAAATTTAGTCGGTGTACGTTTGCAGCGCGCTAAACAGGCGTTACAGCAGAAATTGGCGGTGAATTGA
- the glyA gene encoding serine hydroxymethyltransferase translates to MLTRDMNIADFDAELWQSMADEVVRQEEHIELIASENYCSPRVLEAQGSQLTNKYAEGYPGKRYYGGCEFVDKAETLAIERAKELFGATYANVQPHAGSQANSAVFQALVSPGGKVLGMSLAHGGHLTHGSHVNFSGKSYEAIQYGLHPETGDIDYEELERLAKEHKPEMIIGGFSAFSGIVDWARMRKIADEVGAYFMVDMAHVAGLVAAGLYPNPVPHAHVVTTTTHKTLAGPRGGLIVSGCNDEEIYKKLNSAVFPGGQGGPLMHVIAAKAVAFKEALQPEFKVYQQQVLKNAKAMVEVLQERGYKVVSNGTENHLFLLDLIDKDITGKDADAALGRAHITVNKNSVPNDPRSPFVTSGLRLGTPAITRRGFGVEETKQLTGWICDILDDINNEDVIATVQGKVKEICARFPVYG, encoded by the coding sequence ATGCTTACTCGTGATATGAATATTGCTGATTTTGATGCTGAATTATGGCAATCAATGGCTGACGAAGTTGTTCGTCAAGAAGAACACATTGAATTGATCGCATCAGAAAACTATTGTAGCCCTCGTGTACTAGAGGCACAAGGCTCTCAACTAACTAACAAATATGCAGAAGGTTATCCTGGCAAGCGTTATTACGGTGGTTGTGAATTTGTTGATAAAGCAGAAACATTAGCGATTGAGCGTGCAAAAGAATTATTTGGTGCAACATACGCTAACGTACAGCCACACGCTGGTTCTCAGGCGAACTCTGCTGTATTTCAAGCGCTAGTATCTCCAGGCGGTAAAGTATTAGGTATGAGTCTTGCTCATGGCGGTCATTTAACACATGGCTCACATGTGAACTTTTCTGGTAAGTCTTATGAAGCAATTCAGTATGGTTTACACCCAGAAACAGGTGATATTGACTATGAAGAGCTTGAGCGTTTAGCAAAAGAGCATAAACCAGAAATGATCATTGGTGGATTCTCTGCATTCTCAGGTATTGTTGACTGGGCTCGTATGCGTAAAATTGCTGATGAAGTTGGCGCTTATTTTATGGTTGATATGGCGCACGTAGCAGGTTTAGTAGCTGCTGGCTTATATCCTAACCCTGTTCCACATGCTCATGTGGTTACTACAACTACTCATAAAACATTAGCAGGCCCTCGTGGCGGTTTAATTGTTTCAGGGTGTAATGATGAAGAGATATATAAAAAATTAAACTCTGCGGTATTTCCTGGTGGGCAAGGTGGCCCATTAATGCACGTTATTGCGGCTAAAGCGGTTGCATTTAAAGAAGCATTACAGCCTGAGTTTAAAGTGTACCAACAGCAGGTATTGAAAAATGCTAAAGCTATGGTTGAAGTATTACAAGAGCGTGGTTATAAAGTGGTATCTAACGGTACTGAAAACCATTTATTCTTACTTGATTTAATTGACAAAGACATTACTGGTAAAGATGCTGATGCTGCCCTTGGCCGTGCACATATTACGGTAAATAAAAACTCTGTGCCTAATGACCCACGCTCTCCTTTTGTCACTTCAGGCTTACGTTTAGGTACACCTGCAATTACTCGCCGTGGTTTTGGTGTTGAAGAAACGAAGCAATTAACAGGCTGGATTTGTGATATTTTAGACGATATTAACAACGAAGATGTTATTGCTACTGTACAGGGTAAAGTAAAAGAAATTTGTGCACGTTTTCCTGTTTATGGATAA
- a CDS encoding ABC transporter ATP-binding protein: protein MIEVNNLHKTFKSKKNTVVALDGLSFTAKDGEITGILGPNGAGKTTCLRTLYGLLDADQGSATIDGISVTEQPLVARARLGIFPDKFGLYERLTAYEQIDYFASIHGLHGIGKKNAIEQVIKDLDMEALAHRKTAGFSQGQRMKVTLAQALVHQPQNFVLDEPTRGLDVMSTRVLRDYLSSFKAKGHCILFSSHVMQEVAALCDRVIIVANGKLAAQGTPQELCDLAGKTQLEDAFVKLIGSDEGVAA, encoded by the coding sequence ATGATTGAAGTTAACAATTTACATAAAACATTTAAATCGAAAAAGAATACAGTTGTCGCCTTAGATGGTTTGTCATTTACTGCAAAAGACGGTGAAATTACCGGTATTTTAGGCCCAAATGGTGCAGGAAAAACAACCTGTTTAAGAACGCTTTATGGTTTGTTAGATGCTGACCAAGGTTCAGCAACTATTGATGGTATTTCGGTAACTGAACAGCCTTTAGTAGCAAGGGCCAGATTAGGTATTTTTCCTGATAAATTTGGTTTGTATGAGCGCTTAACCGCTTATGAGCAAATAGATTACTTTGCTAGTATTCATGGATTACATGGTATAGGTAAAAAAAATGCGATTGAACAGGTGATAAAAGACCTTGATATGGAAGCATTAGCACATCGAAAAACAGCGGGCTTTTCTCAAGGGCAACGTATGAAAGTTACTTTAGCGCAAGCGTTAGTTCATCAACCACAAAATTTTGTACTTGATGAGCCAACCCGCGGCTTAGATGTAATGAGTACTCGTGTATTGCGCGACTACCTCAGCAGCTTTAAAGCAAAAGGGCATTGTATTTTATTTTCATCACATGTAATGCAAGAAGTAGCAGCGCTTTGTGACCGAGTGATAATTGTTGCTAATGGTAAGTTAGCTGCTCAAGGCACTCCACAAGAGTTATGTGATTTAGCCGGTAAAACTCAGCTAGAAGACGCATTTGTTAAACTGATTGGTTCTGATGAAGGAGTCGCAGCATGA
- the nrdR gene encoding transcriptional regulator NrdR — protein MYCPFCSATETKVIDSRLVADGHQIRRRRECITCSERFTTFETAELLMPRIIKRDGSREPFNEDKMRSGLIRALEKRPVSIEQVELGINKVKSQMRATGEREVSSELLGNFIMEQLKTLDKVAYVRFASVYRSFEDIREFGEEIARLDDD, from the coding sequence ATGTATTGCCCATTTTGTTCAGCTACCGAAACAAAAGTTATTGACTCTCGATTAGTGGCCGATGGTCATCAAATACGTCGTCGTAGAGAATGTATTACTTGTAGCGAACGCTTTACTACTTTTGAAACTGCAGAGCTATTAATGCCACGCATTATTAAGCGTGATGGTTCGCGTGAACCCTTTAATGAAGACAAAATGCGCAGCGGATTAATTAGAGCACTTGAAAAGCGACCAGTTAGCATTGAACAAGTTGAACTAGGTATCAATAAAGTGAAATCTCAAATGCGAGCAACGGGGGAGCGAGAGGTAAGTAGTGAGCTCTTAGGTAACTTTATTATGGAGCAATTAAAAACGCTTGATAAAGTAGCGTATGTTCGCTTTGCTTCTGTTTATCGCTCTTTCGAAGATATTCGTGAATTTGGCGAAGAAATTGCGCGTTTAGATGATGATTAA
- a CDS encoding EF-hand domain-containing protein, whose translation MEINQWVDELFEVFDVDKDGVINRREFVELIDCLLQDKGIRMCETIFHRFDKNHSNSISKDELKQMVIELAL comes from the coding sequence ATGGAAATTAATCAGTGGGTAGATGAGTTATTTGAGGTTTTCGACGTAGACAAAGACGGTGTCATTAACCGCAGAGAGTTTGTTGAATTAATTGATTGTTTATTACAAGACAAAGGCATTCGCATGTGTGAAACAATTTTTCATCGCTTCGACAAAAACCATAGTAACTCAATTTCTAAAGATGAATTAAAACAGATGGTCATAGAGTTAGCGCTTTAA
- the ribD gene encoding bifunctional diaminohydroxyphosphoribosylaminopyrimidine deaminase/5-amino-6-(5-phosphoribosylamino)uracil reductase RibD produces the protein MTEFTLLDHQFMTRAINLAKKGRFTTSPNPRVGCVLVKAGKIVGEGFHVKAGQGHAEVNALVQAGMKAKGATAYVTLEPCSHFGRTPPCAQALIDAGINSVICAMVDPNPQVSGRGLAMLNQAGIETKSGLLELDAKALNVGFIKLMKHQVPYVRCKLAASLDGKTAMASGESQWITSPEARKDVQKLRAQCCAIVAGADSIILDNARMTVRFSALEAAQLGYPDTELRQPVRVIIDSKNRLTPDLALFNDLGEHAPILLIRAAIENVHQWPHFVEQVQVKMQPSGYIDLPALIALLGQRGLNNVLVEAGKTLAGAFIEHNLVDELILYQAPKLMADNAQGLVSMPSLITLDEAKKLTFKDITMVGPDIRITAVFNH, from the coding sequence TTGACAGAATTTACATTACTTGATCACCAATTTATGACACGTGCTATTAATTTAGCAAAAAAAGGGCGCTTTACTACGTCTCCTAATCCCCGTGTTGGTTGCGTGCTTGTTAAAGCAGGAAAAATTGTGGGTGAGGGTTTTCATGTAAAGGCAGGGCAAGGTCATGCTGAAGTTAATGCACTTGTTCAAGCAGGCATGAAAGCAAAAGGCGCAACTGCTTATGTAACATTAGAGCCTTGTAGTCATTTTGGGCGAACACCACCTTGTGCACAAGCACTGATAGATGCTGGCATAAATAGCGTTATTTGCGCAATGGTTGATCCTAATCCTCAAGTGAGTGGCCGTGGTTTGGCGATGCTCAATCAAGCAGGTATTGAAACCAAGTCAGGATTACTAGAACTTGATGCTAAGGCACTTAATGTTGGCTTTATTAAGCTGATGAAACATCAAGTGCCGTATGTTCGCTGTAAGTTGGCAGCAAGTTTGGATGGTAAAACGGCAATGGCAAGCGGCGAAAGTCAGTGGATTACCTCACCTGAAGCGAGAAAAGATGTTCAAAAGCTTAGGGCTCAATGTTGTGCAATAGTTGCTGGCGCAGACTCTATTATTTTAGATAACGCCCGTATGACAGTGCGTTTTTCAGCGCTCGAGGCAGCGCAACTTGGCTACCCTGATACAGAATTAAGGCAACCTGTTCGCGTTATTATTGATAGTAAAAATAGATTAACACCAGATTTAGCATTATTTAACGACTTGGGTGAACATGCACCTATTTTATTAATTAGAGCAGCTATTGAAAATGTGCATCAATGGCCGCACTTTGTAGAACAAGTACAAGTTAAAATGCAACCTTCAGGCTACATTGATTTGCCAGCCCTAATTGCCTTGCTAGGCCAACGGGGGTTGAATAATGTGCTAGTTGAAGCGGGTAAAACCTTAGCAGGCGCATTTATTGAGCACAATTTAGTAGATGAATTAATACTATATCAAGCGCCTAAGTTAATGGCTGATAACGCTCAAGGCTTAGTGTCAATGCCAAGTTTAATAACGCTTGATGAAGCGAAAAAATTAACGTTTAAAGACATTACTATGGTAGGCCCTGATATTCGTATTACCGCGGTATTTAACCACTAG